A part of Geothrix oryzae genomic DNA contains:
- a CDS encoding M23 family metallopeptidase, which yields MSSQPPERRRAVRSSRPDSMRWLTVMVVFSHRTFRWSLTRRTMLWVLGCVAGFSALAMIGSGYGFWATKKIMSFGRLQQETQEQQQLIRSSLDQAQALEAEVATLRQQHTELLKLLDPKAPAASPLPAPPNQPDSTPPPPGARERLSRLRQDLDYTAKQAAVVRARMAPVLRSWSHTPSIPPTAGYMSSGFGVRVSPFSRGNETGDGLLGYHSGIDISNVLDTPIQATADGEVVEAGWMDRYGWGVRVRHTDDQETLYAHMNHLNVKVGQQVSRGDILGAMGRSGNATGVHLHYEVRRNGKAVNPQPYLRLQRQWLKALGKPS from the coding sequence ATGTCCAGCCAACCGCCCGAACGCCGCCGCGCTGTCCGCTCCAGCCGCCCCGATTCCATGCGGTGGCTCACGGTCATGGTGGTCTTCAGCCACCGCACCTTCCGCTGGTCGCTGACCCGCCGGACGATGCTCTGGGTCCTCGGCTGCGTGGCCGGCTTCTCGGCCCTGGCCATGATCGGCTCCGGCTACGGGTTCTGGGCCACCAAGAAGATCATGAGCTTCGGCCGCCTCCAGCAGGAAACCCAGGAACAGCAGCAGCTGATCCGGTCTTCCCTGGACCAGGCCCAGGCCCTGGAGGCCGAGGTCGCCACCCTCCGCCAGCAGCACACGGAGCTGCTCAAGCTGCTGGACCCCAAGGCCCCGGCAGCCTCGCCCCTCCCAGCCCCGCCGAACCAGCCCGATTCCACGCCGCCGCCCCCCGGAGCCCGGGAACGGCTCTCCCGGCTGCGCCAGGATCTGGATTACACCGCCAAGCAGGCCGCCGTGGTGCGTGCCCGCATGGCGCCCGTGCTCCGCTCCTGGAGCCACACACCCTCCATTCCGCCCACGGCCGGCTACATGAGCTCGGGCTTCGGCGTCCGCGTCAGCCCCTTCTCCCGGGGCAACGAGACGGGCGACGGCCTGCTGGGCTACCACTCGGGCATCGACATCAGCAATGTCCTGGATACACCCATCCAGGCCACGGCGGACGGCGAAGTGGTGGAAGCGGGGTGGATGGATCGCTATGGCTGGGGCGTCCGCGTGCGGCACACGGATGACCAGGAAACCCTCTACGCCCACATGAACCACCTGAATGTGAAAGTCGGGCAGCAGGTCTCCCGGGGAGATATCCTTGGGGCCATGGGACGCTCGGGCAATGCAACCGGCGTCCATCTTCATTACGAGGTCCGGCGGAACGGGAAAGCCGTCAATCCCCAACCCTACCTCCGCCTTCAGCGGCAGTGGCTGAAGGCCCTCGGCAAGCCGTCCTGA
- a CDS encoding UbiA-like polyprenyltransferase yields the protein MIKFEHTVFALPFAFLGALGAAQGLPPLRTILWILAAMVGARTAAMTFNRLVDADLDAENPRTAGRALPAGRVSKAGAMALMGAGIVLFGLAAGALGPLTWALSPLALIIILGYSLCKRFTTWAHVVLGLSLAGAPLGAWIAVSGRIEAPALWLSGGVLAWTAGFDILYALQDESYDRTKGLHSVPARLGTPGALGLSRALHGLALVAWALFNLQMGSHALPWIGWAAVAAMLAREQWLVRGGDLSRIDQAFFTLNSFVGLVFFLGHALEWWLSKSMLAPI from the coding sequence ATGATCAAGTTCGAGCACACCGTGTTCGCCCTGCCCTTTGCTTTCCTGGGCGCGCTGGGGGCCGCCCAGGGACTGCCGCCGCTGAGGACCATTCTCTGGATCCTGGCGGCGATGGTCGGTGCCCGGACGGCGGCCATGACCTTCAACCGGCTGGTGGACGCGGACCTGGATGCGGAGAACCCGCGGACGGCGGGCCGGGCCCTTCCTGCCGGCCGGGTCTCCAAGGCCGGGGCCATGGCGCTGATGGGCGCCGGCATCGTCCTCTTCGGCCTGGCGGCCGGCGCCCTCGGCCCCCTCACCTGGGCCCTGTCGCCGCTGGCGCTGATCATCATCCTCGGTTATTCGCTCTGCAAGCGCTTCACCACCTGGGCCCATGTGGTGCTGGGGCTGTCGCTGGCCGGGGCGCCGCTGGGCGCCTGGATCGCGGTGTCGGGTCGGATCGAGGCCCCGGCCCTGTGGCTGTCCGGTGGCGTGCTGGCCTGGACCGCGGGGTTCGACATCCTCTATGCCCTGCAGGATGAGAGTTACGACCGCACGAAGGGCCTCCACTCCGTGCCCGCACGGCTGGGGACCCCGGGGGCGCTGGGGCTGTCCCGCGCCCTCCACGGGCTGGCCCTGGTGGCCTGGGCCCTGTTCAACCTCCAGATGGGCAGCCACGCCTTGCCCTGGATCGGCTGGGCGGCGGTCGCGGCCATGCTGGCCCGGGAGCAGTGGCTGGTCCGGGGTGGAGACCTGTCCCGCATCGACCAGGCTTTCTTCACGCTGAACAGTTTTGTGGGGCTCGTGTTTTTCTTGGGCCATGCCTTGGAATGGTGGCTTTCAAAGTCGATGCTGGCCCCGATCTAG